A stretch of DNA from Equus asinus isolate D_3611 breed Donkey chromosome 20, EquAss-T2T_v2, whole genome shotgun sequence:
CGCCCGCGCAGGTGGGGCTGCGCTGCCGCCTGGTGGCCGGGCTGCTGCACTACTGCTTCCTGGCCGCCTTCTGCTGGATGGCCCTCGAGGGCCTGGAGCTCTACTTCCTCGTGGTGCGCGTGTTCCAGGGCCAGGGGCTGCGCACGCGCTGGCTCTGCCTCCTCGGCTACGGCGTGCCGCTGCTCATCGTGGCCATCTCGGCGGCCGCCAACAAGCAGGGCTACGGCCGCCCGCGCTAGTgagtgtggggggcgggggggggggcgcgggggccgggggcgggccAGAGCCCTGACAGGATCCCCTTTCTCTCCCAGCTGCTGGCTGGACCTGAGAGGCGGCTTCCTCTGGAGCTTCTTGGGCCCCGTGATCGCCATCATCCTGGTAAccgccccgctccgcccccgCAGCCTGAGCCCCACCAGGGCAGCTCTCCCTGCGAGCCCCGGGGACGCCCCTAATCCTGATTCTGTGCCCCCGCCCAGGGCAACGCCGTCATCTTCGTCACCACCGTCTGGAAGCTCACGCGCAAGTTTTCTGAGATCAACCCGGACGTGAAGAAGCTGAAGAAGCTCAGGTGAGCGCAGGGGCGCGGCGGGGGCTGCGGGAGGGGAGGGGCGACGGCGCACTGCCACTGCCCTGCTCCCCCAGGGTGCTGACCATCACGGCCGTCGCCCAGCTCTTCGTGCTGGGCTGCACCTGGGTCTTCGGCCTGTTCATGTTCGACCCGCGGAGCTGGATGCTGTCCTACGTCTTCTCCGTCCTCAACTGCCTGCAGGGCCTCTTCCTCTTCGTGCTGCACTGCCTGCTCAACAAGAAGGTGGGTGTGCGGCCGCGGGGGGCGGGCGGGCCGCCGAGGCCCCCCTGCTCCTCCCTGACCTGGCACCCTGGACCCCCAGGTGAGGGAGGAGTACCGGAAGTGGGCCTGCATGGTCACCGGGAACAAGTACTCGGAGTTCACCACGTCCACGTCTGTCTCCAGCCAGAGTCAGACTCGGGTAAGGCAGAGCCTGGGCCAGGGCTGCCGGGCTGGAAGGCCGCCTCGGCCAGCTCGGTCTCAGGTCTCACCAGGCTTCTTTCCCTCCAGGCCCTCAGGTCTTCTGAGTCTGGCATATGATGGAGCATGTGACCGGGTAGTTCAAGCCAGGCCAGCAGCTCCTGCGGCCGCAGCAGCTTTTGCACATGCCGAAGACTGTCCCCTCCTCTCCCGTCATTCTGCTCAGCCTCCTGCCTCGGCCCCCATGTGCGTGACAAAGGGGGGTCAACAGTTGCTGCCTGGCACCAAGCCCCAGATGGCTCAGCCAGGGTGGAGAGTCCCACCTGCTGGGCCTGCTTCTGGCTGCCTCTCTGCTCCCCGCTGACTGACTGGGGctcgggggcggggcggggctggcccagggcccGGACAGACAGGGCTCCCGTGCCCGCCTGGCCCTTTCCCCCGGCTGTCTTTGCTCCAGAACGAGAGGCCAGGGTGCTGGGGTTCAGCGCCCCTGTAAGCTAAGACTGAGgtcggggtgggaggagggcagggcccctcccagccccactgcCCGAGGCTCACGGTACAGAGGCCCGTCTGCTCGTGGTGCAGAGGGTCCTCCTTGTTTGGACGGTTGTGGATGGTGTGTAATGTTTTTCTATCTGTATAAACCTTTCTATGTTgacacttaaaattaaatatcacACTGATACACAGGTGGCACTGCTCGCTGGCTGGGGTCTCACTGGCTGACCCAGGGTGTCCCAGAAACATGGAGCCACCACAAAACAGACAAGACAGGGAGCCAGGCTTCCATAATACAAATTTATTCTGACACAAATCTACAGCTTTCAACGGTAAAAGAAAGGCCACTGTTGCCTAGGAGGACTGGTGGCACGAGGGGGAGCAGGGGGGACCTGGGCCGTCCGTCAGGCGCGAGGTTACCGGCTCTGCTCAACTGTAAGACACAGGGGAGGCTGGTTAGCTGGGGGAATGGGGCCCACAGCCCCCCACCAGGCCCCCGGCCGGCCCAAGTCCCTCACTGTATGTGGAGATGTCGATCTCTTCCGGAAGCTCTGCGACATTCACTTCAAACCTGTCCTGAACGTCATTGAGGATTTTGGCATCATTCTCGTCAGACACAAAAGTGATGGCCAGGCCCTTGGTGCCAAAGCGCCCCGCACGGGCCACCTGCAGGGAGATGGGAGCAGGGATCAGGCCAAGACCTCGTGGGTGGACAAGCAGGGCCAGGCCCTCACGCGCCTCCACCCCGAGGGATTGTTAGGAGGGGACACCTCTGTGCAGCCACTCACCCGGTGGAGGTAGGTGTCTGAGTCCTCTGGCATGTCGTAGTTGAAGACGATGTTGACTCGCTCAATGTCCATCCCTCGGCCAAACAGATTGGTGGCCACCAGGATCCGCCGCTGGAAGTCCTTGAACTGCTGATAGCGCGACAGGCTGGGTGCAGGAGGACAAGGCGGCCGTCAGACACGGGCTTCTGGGTGGGGCGCCCACGGGGCTGCCTGGGCTGCGGGGCGCGGGCACTCACCGCTCCTCCTGGGCCATGCCCCTGTGGATGGCGATGGCCGGGAAGTTCTGCTCCACCAGGAGCTGGGCCAGGGCCATGCAGCGCTGCACTGACTTCACGAAGATCACCACCTGCGGGGGGCGCAGTCAGGGCCAGAGTCCCCGCGCCCTGGGCTCCCGAGGCCCAGAGGCCCAGAACCCCAGACAGGCGACCCGAGCGTCTGTCACCTGGTTGAACTCCAGCACATCCAGGAGGTCGAAGAGCTTGCGGTTCTTCTCGCTGTCCTTGAGCTTGACATAGTACTGCTGCAGGCCGTGCAGCGTGAGTTTAGTCTCGTCGTCCACAAACACCTCCATGGGCTGCGCGGAAGGGGAGCGGGGGCGGGCGGGGCTCACTCCTGGGCACCCCGCCTGCCCAGGACCTTCCAGCGAGTGGCTCCTGTGCTGCGATGCTGCCCCGAGGGCCTGCCGAACCCCAGTAAGTGCTTCTCTCCCAACGGCCGGATCTAAGCTCCGGGCTGGCTCAGGTGGAGGCCGAGCTCAGCTCCCAGCTTGGCCAGAccgaggggagggaaggagggctgcGCCGGCCCCCCAGCATCCTCCTGCCGTGAGGGCAGCGGGTGTCGTGGAGCAGCCACAGCTCGGGCCCCGGCCAGCGGGCGGAAGCTGCTGCACGCGGTCGGCCACCGTCTCACCCTACTCACGTCCTGCATGAACTTCCTGCAGACGGGCCGGATCTCCTTACTCAGGGTGGCGCTGAACATCATGCACTGCTTCTCGTGGGGCGTCAGGCGGAAGATCTCCTGCACGTCCCGCCGCATGTCTGGGGGAAAAGAGACAGGGCGGGGCGTGAGTGCCCGCCGGGCCAGGACCCCCTCCCGAGAGCAGACCCGGCCCTCCCAACCTGTGCCAGGGAGCCCTGGGCACCGTGACGAGGGCACTGGGAGCCGAGGAGGGAGGGCGGGCGAGTCCCGGCGCTTGAGGGGCTGGACTCGGCGAGCGAGCGCCAGGAGCTGCCGTCACTTACACGCTGCGGCGGAGCAGCCGAGCCAGCGCCTCGAGCCACACTTCAGGGAGGGGAGCCTGAGGCAGAGACAGCCGCTGGGTGAGGGCTGCAGCCGCCGCGGGGCACAAGCCCACCTCCCGCCGGCCAGTGGGGCTGAAGAGTAGCCCCAGGCGCGAGGCCATGGCACTGCTAGGGCTGCCGTGTGTGTGCCCATCAAACGCTCCTGCGGGCCTGTGGGCCCACTTGGCCTGGGCTCAGAGGCAGCAGGCCGCATTCTGCCAACACTAGAACTTTCCCCAGTTCACTCACAGAGGCCCGTGTGCTGGGTGCCCACATGACCCCACTTTGGGGAGACCTTCGGCCAGGGGGCTGTGAGGACGGGGGAGGGTGCGGCTGAGGCTGGGCGGGCCTGCGGCGGCCCTGCACCCAGGGGGGACACGCACCCAGCTGCTCCAACATCTTGTCGCACTCGTCCAGCACGAAGTGCTTCACGTGCTTCAGGCTGAGGCTCCGGTTCCGCACGAGCGCCAGGATGCGGCCCGGTGTCCCCACCACGACGTGCGGGCAGTTCTTCTTCAACACGTCTTCATCCTTCTTGATGGAGAGACCCCCAAAGAACACAGACACCTGTGTGGGCAGACAGAAGTTGCCTTTCATGCCAACGGCCACCCTGTCCATCACCTAGTCCGTGGCCCTGCCACCGCAGGCCCCAGCAGGCCCCCAAACCCCAGGCCTGTGGGTGGGAACAGGAGAGGCCCGTGGGGCAGAGGCCGGCCTGAGAGCCCGGCCACACTCCACTGAGAAGGAGCCCCAGGGCTGAGACGCAGGCCTCCGGGGGCCATGCATGATTCATCAGGCTTTTCCGGAGCAGATACCACCACTGCCCTAGACACAGCTGCTGCAGCCAAGCCCAGAAACAGGGGCCGAGGCCAGCAAGGCTGCAGAGGGCCAGACGGGGCTCACCTTGACGCTGGGCATGTACTTGGAGAAGCGCTCATACTCCTTGCTGATCTGGAAAGCCAGCTCCCGAGTGTGGCACATGACCAGGACCGTCACCTGTGGGGCGGGCAGGGGAGACACTCAAGGCAGGGCCCACACCAGTGCTTTTCCCTCAGCATACCTGGAGGTGCCTGGCCGGCCGCTCCCACCCCTAAGGCCATCCAGGGACCCCATCCGCATCTCCGCCGCCTCACAGCCTGAGCTCCCTCCCTCGGCCTCCCACAGCTCTGGGGGCCTCTGTCTCCGCACCAGGGTGCAGGCCTGGATAACAGTCCCACCCAGCCTCACCGGTGACCCACCCATGACCACGAAGGGAGGCAGCCCTCGCCTTTAGACCCAAGCCCCCAGCACCGCGTGCCCAGAGCACACCTCCCACTAAAGCACCCCTGCCCTGAGGAAACAGAGCCCAGCCCCCACACACGGCTGAGGGGGGCACCCCAGCCTGACAAGAGCAGAAGGCTGGTGTTCACCCCAACGATCCCCTAGGACCGTGGAGGACAACGTTGGTCACATGAGCAGACAGCTGGCGCCCGTCTGCAATAATGGCAGTAAGGAAACCGCGTTGTGTGTGACGCCGTCATGAACGCTGCCATCTAGAAATGTACACGACTCGGGGAACAGCCCACCTCCAGACGGTGGGCACTTCTCCGttttttctcttgccttattTTTGGGGGGTTCTGTTACAACTCAGTACTGTACTTAATTTCAAAGGCCCACATAGGAGCGAGGGCATGGGCGTTTGGACGCAGAGGAGCCAGGCTCCCGCTGCCTCGGGGAGCTTGGCCTGGCGGGGCAGGCGCCCACCCACCTGTCCGTTGACGGGCTCAATCTGCTGCAGGGTGGCCAGCACGAAGACGGCCGTCTTGCCCATCCCAGACTTGGCCTGGCACagcacgtccatgcccaggatggcTTGGGGGATACACTCGTGCTGGACTGAGGGAGAGAGCGCGTGTGAGCCTCAGCAACTGGACACTCTCTCTGTGCAGGCCCCGTGCCAGGTCCTGAGGGGACCATGGTGCGGGCGGTGAGAGGGCCTTGGCGGGAAGACCAGGGAGGCGTACCCTCAGACGGATGCTCAAAGCCACAGTCCACTATGGCCCTCAGCAGCTCCGGCTTCAGCAGAAAGTCCCGGAAGCCAGAGCTGTGGATGGAAACGTAGGAACCCTTGACGTCTTTCTTGGGGGGAGCTGGCGTGCTCTCGGGGGGAGCCTGTGGCTCTTCGTCCTCCTCGTAGTCCAGCAGCTCATTTTCCACATCCTGTTCCGCCATGGTGCTGAgaacagaggagggaggaagggccgAGGGAGGCAACTGAGCTGAGATGCATGCAGAAGAACCCACCAGCGAGGGAGCTGAGGGAGAAGGCTGCACAGCAGCTGCGGGCGGCTGCCACCACTCCGACGAGAGGCGCGATGCGCCAGGGTCGGGTTGGGAGCTGGCACAGAAGCACCCAGTTGAGGAAGCCGAGACCAGACATCACTCTCTGATCAACTCTCTCCCGTGCTCCCCATGTGACTCCACCTGTACTACGCCTCTGAGCCACCTCACAGCTCCCCGAACCCTGCCAGccacacccacacatgcacatccCCCTACCCTCCAAGGGCCTCCCACTGTCTCCCACTGAATCCCCAATTCCTGCCCATGGACCCCACGGCCCTCCTCATTGGCCCTGTCAACCGCCCCCAGGCTTGTTTGGCTCCTCGCGGCACCCCACCCCGAGCTTTCACAGCCCAGTGCACCAGCGGGAACGCGCTGCTCCCAGATCTCTGCACAGTTGCCGCCTTCGCAGCCCTAAGGTCTCAGATCACAGGAAGGGCCTCAGACCATCTAGCCTGAGAAGCCCCCTCGCATTGCTCCGCAAGAACCCCACCCAGCCCACACGGGCAGGACCCTGAGCTCTGGGGATGGGCTGCTGGGCTGCTGGAGAGAGCGCAGAGGCTGCCCAGTCCTGGCTCCCCTGCTGTGTGGTCTGCACAGGGGAATAATTAAGTGCTGTCGTGAACAGGCCTCCCATTGGGCCCAGGCCGACAAAAATACAGCCAAGAGGATAAATGGAATTAGCACAAAGCTCGGTTGCCTCCTGGCTTTATTTAACCCAACACACACAAGGTGCCCACTGGGTGCAAGTACCAGGACCCCAAAGGCAGGAACAGCGTCTCTGGTCCTCCCTGCCAGAGCCAGTGTCCAGCCTCTAGCCTCAGGGTGCGAGTGCCAGAGCAGCCCTCCTTCCGGAGCTGGACACTCAGGGGTCTGGGCCCAGGCTCCGGCCCTCCTGTCACTCGTCCTGTGACTCCATCCAGCCCCAGGGCTTTAATCCCTGGGCAGAAGCTTCCCCAGCTGTGTTTCCCTCGGCAATCTCTCCCCGCAGCCCCAGACTCAGCTACAGCCCCAGACTCAGCTATGGCCAACTCTTCCACACCTCCCCCCGCAAGGAGGGCTCCGCACTCCACTCCTCCTGCAGGCCAGCTCTCCCAGCTCAGAACAGGCAGTCCGTTCTCGCAATGGCTCTGTCCCTTCTCTCTCACCCACCCTGTCCGGTCAGCCAACAAAGCCCACCAGGACCATCAGGCCACTTCTCACCCCTGCGCCCTCACTGCTCCCaagctcccctcccctgcctttcttttaaattagaacagttttattgagatagtcACATGCCACACAACACACCACTGAAAATGTACAGGTCAGCAGCTTTTACAGTCAGTACAAATGTGAAATCAGTACACAGGCTTAGAacttcatcacctcaaaaagactGCACCCTTTAGCTTCATCCTATGCTCCCGACGCCcttggcaatcactaatctacctCCCTGTCTATGAATCTGCAGACTTTGGACACTTCATATAACGGAAGCACATGAGATGTGACGTTTGTGCGTGGTTTCTGTCATTCAGCATAACGTTTctgaggttcatccacgttgcaaCACATGTCAGAACTTCATCCCTTTTCGTGGCTGAGTAATACTCCGTCGTATGGGAACACCGCAGTTAGCGTATCCACTGTCGGCTGGCGGGCAATTGGACACTGCCGCCCCTGGCCTGCATTAGGCCAAGAGCCGCCTCACTGGTCTCCCTGTTTCCCATCGCCCACCCCTCTCCATGCACTCTCCACAGCAGACAGAAGGAGCCTATGTAAGCTAAGTCAGAGAACGatcctcctctgctcaaaaccctccccGAGCTCCTGCTGCACTCAGAACAAGTCCAGAGTCCCCATCACCCCAGCACCCTCACACTGGCCTTGCAGCTGCACCTCAGACACGCTGCGCGCCTGCCCTTGCTGCCCCTGCCGCCTCGAGTAGGCACGACTCCCCCACTCCTTTCAGGGCTCTTCCTGCTTGCTCTAACCTAAGAGCAACCTAAGGCGCCCAGAACAGCCCTGGCCGAACGAACGGAACTAGAACCAAGGCCTCCAGGTCGAGCTCAGGGCTGAGATGGGCGCCTCTCCTATCCTGGTTCTCGGAAGAGGCCCTCCGACACCAGCCCCGAGGAGTCGGACCGGCAAAGACAGAAGGGGTccttccccaggcagcagcacaggagccaggaagggccAGTGGCAGAAGCGGCCCCAGAAGCTCCCGGGgaccggggcggggcgggcgggctgAAGACAAAGCTGCAGGAGCCGGTCAGGCCCAGGTCGTCGCTGTGTTTGCTCAACAACGGGAGCGCTGAGCAGGGCTCCGAGTCAGGTGACTCCATCGGGACTCGCCGGGAGCGATGTGCCCGGAGCAGAAGACGGAGGGGAAGAGACGAGCGGCTGGGAAAACCAGTCGCCAAACGGAAGAGGACCGACAAGAGCGGGGCGTGAAACAGGGAAGAGCAGGGAGCAGCGCCCGGGGAGCCGCGGGCAGGAGGGAGCGGGGGGCGGCGCAGACGCGGGGTCACCGTCGCTGGCTTCTGCCGGGGGGCAGACTTGGGGGCAGACGCGTTTGAGGCACTGGACCTCCCGGGAACTGACCGGACAGGACGTAAAGCTCGGAACGAGGCCGGCCTGGAGGGGAGGCGGCGGCCCGCCCTCGAGCGCCCCGGGACGGGCCGCCCCGCCGAGCTGGCCCTCCGGGAACAGCCTCTTCGCCCGGAGCCTCTGGCACCGCGAGCCCCAAACACCgcagcagcagcggcggcagCGCAGGGCGGCGGGGCCCCGGGCCTCGGAGAAGCCCGCCACGCCCGCGCCCTCCCCGACCAGCCCGGGGCCGCCGGGACGGCAGGATCGCCCTCGGCTCGGGCTCGGCCCGCCGCCGCAATGACAGCCCCTCCCGGAAGCGTGCCCCGCGCCCCGCGCGCCAACGGCCGGCCCACCCCTTGCGCATGCGCACGGCGCCCAACGGCTGCCGCCGCGCGACCTGCGCCCCAACTGCCCCGCCCCCCGTGTCTCGCgccctcctctcctgctcctcccttcGAGCCCCGGCGTCTCCCCTCGCCCGCTCGCCCGAGGGCCCCACGTCCCCGCACCCCAGCCCCGCGCCCCGGGCCCGCCGCTCACTTGGCCCCCCGTTCGCCTCCGCGTGCTGCGAGAAGAGCCGCCCGACTCCGGTTACCGGTCGCGCGCCTCGACCCGAGCTGTCGCGCTTCCTGCCCGCAGCGTCCGACTGCGGCTCCGCTCACTGGAGCGCTGGCTTTTCATTCAAGAGAGGCGGAAGCGGTGATTGGATCTTGCGGGAGCCGCCGGGAGGCTATtggtggagagaggaaagagggcgTGTCTCAGCCTTGGGTTCATCTAAAAGTAGGCGCTCGAGTGGGCTGGCTAAGGCCGGCGTCCACCCGCGCTCGGTCACGTGATGGGCGTTTTGCGCTCGGCGGGCGCCGCCATGTTTAGTACTGGCAATCGAAGCCAGGATGGTTGGCCGATGGCGAGCGCCTTGCCCTTATGAAGCGTGGCTTCCACGCCGGGCAGGAAGCGCGGGGCTTCCGCTGTGGGCGTGTCCCTGCGCCTCGCTGTCCCCGCGGGAGGCAGGGCGCGTGCGCGGGCTCCGGTGCGGCGCGGGCGGTGCCGGCGGTGGGCGAGGGGTACCCGGCGGCGGACATACGGTCGGGGCAGTTCCCTCGGCTGAGAGTGGCGTCCCGGGTTAGACGCTGCTGGCGACCGCTCGGGCTCAGGCGGCAGAACCGCAACCAGGATGCTTCGGCAAGAAACTTTCTTTTAATGCTCACTTTTTCCCCGTATTAGATTATTTTCCCCCCAAGAACGTTACCGAGGTAAAGTTTATTGTAAAAGTAACAGGGCCATGAGTTTTGACGGTTGTCACCCGAGTGACCTGACGGGCGAAGACGTGGAACATTTGCGGCCCCGGAAGGTTCTGCTGGGCCCCTGTCAAGTCAGCCACAGCCCTGTCCCCCCCCACGAGGCAACCACTGTGGATTTCGATCAGTGGTTTGATCTGTTCTCGGATCGCACGTAGATAGAATCATGCAGTAGGTCGTCTCTTGTGCCTGTCCTCTTTTGCTCACAAAGTGTTCTGAGATTTGTCCGTGTTGCCGCACATATCAAGACTTCATgctttttcactgctgagtagtattccactctGTGGCTGCACCGCAGCATAGCCCAGACGGGTTCTCCATTCACCCGCTAATGGACAGTTATTTGTCTTCAGCGATTGGCCATTATTTATAAAGCGTGTACGGGTATTTTTACAAACTTGAGTTCACTTCTCTAGGTTAAATACCTAGGAGGGGAATGGTGGCCGGAGGTCACGGGTGTGCTCAGCTTGAGTAGATCCCGACAGCTTTCCTAAGTGGTGGTTCCACGTTGCACTCCCACCGGCACCGTGTGGAACTTCCAGGGACTTGCAGTCCGTGCTGGCACCTGGTGGTGTCAGTCTTTTCTCAGCCATGTTTAGGTTTGGGgatttgggagggggaggggaggcaagtAGGCCAAGCAGAATCAGCCCGCTCCAGCACTCCCTCTCCCTCAGGCCCTGACACCGCTAAACATTCCTCCACAGTGTTGCAAGAAGGTTCTAGCCTTTGCCTCCTTTAGTGTAGGCTACCTGGGGGTCCATGTTCTAGACAACAGGTTCAGAGCTGAAGTCACCGGACGTATAACTTCAGCCAAAAAGCCCAGCGAAGAGAAACCAGTGTGGTCCAGGCCGGAGGGGCTCAGCACGGTATAAGCAGACACCGTCCGCATCATTCACAGGGCGCCCTGGGTGCCTGGAGGGGCCGGGATGCAGGAGGCATGAAAATTCAGGCATCAACGTAAATCATATTTGAACGcactattttaaatcaaaattaatttaaaaaatctgtaacgAACAAAATAGCAAAACTTTAAGAAACAGTGCTGTATGGAGCTGAGCCCTATTGGCCCCTGAGGCGGAAGGAAGAGATCAGGATTGCTGATCCTGGCTTTATTTGGGTTTttctgcattaattttgattttttaataaatattacattaaaaccGTGTATCTCGAGGTGTTTTGGCGCCGCCTTAAATTTTATGCCCAAGGCAAGTACTTCACTTTTCGTTACCCTAGTCCCCCACCCTGGTGCTCAGCCTGGTTCTGAGAAATCTAAATATACCCACAGATTGGATCCCCATCAGGAGCGGAGGGACGAGGCACGTGCGTTAGCATCTCCATTGCAGGGGGGCAGGCCCAGGCCATCCCTCCAGGAGACTTGTCCACATCCTCTGAAGGTGGAAACAGAGGGCACAGCCAGGTAACTTGGGAGCCTGGAGAAAACCAGTCcccggggagagaggaggtgCCCAGGGAAAGCAGGCGGGAGGCGAGCTCGGATTAACTAGATCATCTGAGACGAGGATGGAGGAGGCAGCCGAAGCCGGCTGAGTCCAGTTGAGAAGTCtgggaaaacaggaaaacacCCCAGCACACCCACGATCTGTGCAGCCAGGGGGCACTTCTactgtttaaaaatatgtccGTGCCAGTTTTAAATCCAGAAGAGATGGGAGCCTCCTAAAGTACGTCTGCCAGCCAAGAGGAACACATGCTAACGTTTGTCATGCTGCCTTGATTcacttcagaattattttaagaCGTAAATGATTTAAAACACACCCACCCAAATGCCTAAAAAGAAAACGACTCACGATACGAAGGACCGAGGCGGCCTCGGAACAGCCCGAGCTCTCACCCTCGGTTGGGGGGGCGTGTAAACGGGGCGATGGCTGTGGGATTGTTGGCTGTTTGTGGTAAGGTTCCCCGGGGTTCGCAGCCTCAGCACCGCTGCCCTGCACACTGCAGGATGGTGAGCAGCAGCTCTGGCCTCCATGTGATGGTAGCACCCCCCCACCAgtcgtgacaaccaaaaatgtctgcagacattgctCATGTCCCCCCGGGGGAGGGGACAAAATCACCCTGCAGGCGACCCATTGGGTTAAACAGGCCTATCTGTCATGACCGAGCAGTCCTCCTCCGTGTGGCTCAAACAGTCAATGGAACACATTTTGCCCACAAGAAGGTATGCGCAAGGAACACTGTTTATGCACCATGGCTCCAAACTAGAAGCAAACCCAATGTCTGTCAACAAGTGGACGTGCAAAGAGCCTGTGGTCCACCCGCACCGCAGAACAGCAGTAGAAAGGAAGAGCAATAAACGATGGACACACAGCGCACTGCGGACGGATCTCAGAAACATCATGTTCTTTGTGAAGATACTAAAAATGACTGgactgcacacttaaaaaaagGGCTGggttttatggtatgtgaattttctttcaatagaaaacaaaacatgttGAGTGCAAGAATCCAGATATAAAAGAATCATAAGGTGATTCCACGTggtatgaagttcaagaacaagcAGAATTAGTCTGTGACGATAGAATCTGCAGGAAGAAGCTGCAAAGGGCACGAAACTGACGCGGTGGGGGTGGGCCGGGTGACGGCCACAGGGTGTATACAGATCTAAAAATTCAAGGAGCTGCAGCCCAAAAGGTCTGTGCACTTCACCACATGTAAATTGTGCCACAGtcaaaaaaaggattaaaaataagacataggggctggcccggtggcgtagtggttaagtgcgcatgttctgcttcgatggcctggggttcaccagttcggatcccgggtgcggacatggcaccgcttggcaggccatgctgtggcaggcgtcccacatataaagtagaggaagatgggcatgatgttagctcagggccagtcttcctcaaaaaaaataaatataaataaatgaataaaagacataACACTCTATAAAGTGGAAGTCACCTGTGTTCACCTCCCCAGCTCCATTCCCCTCCACCAACACAGAAACaacattctaaataaaaatgatacCGAACAATTACTGCTCCCCTCTTCTGTGCTTTAGAATTAATTCATAATAAGCTCCcagcaactctatgaggtaggcacCACTATTAtcatcctgttttacagatgaagaaactgaggcacagagtagcgaagtgacttgcccagggtgtCACTGTTAGTGTGCAGTAGTGGCCGGATTGGAACACAGGTAGCCTGAGCGCCTCAGCCGGGATGCCGGCAGCCTGCAGCCAGCTGCTCCATACACTCTGCCAACTTGCTACATAGTTTCACCTTCTGTTTTCAGTGGTTGATCTAAGTGTCAAACTGTATCATTTTtctacttgcttttttttttaaagattttatttttcctttttctccccaaattcccccagtacatagttgtgtattttcagctgtgggtccttctagttgtgctatgtgggctgccgcctcagcgtggcttgatgagcagtgccatgtctgtg
This window harbors:
- the DDX39A gene encoding ATP-dependent RNA helicase DDX39A isoform X3 gives rise to the protein MAEQDVENELLDYEEDEEPQAPPESTPAPPKKDVKGSYVSIHSSGFRDFLLKPELLRAIVDCGFEHPSEVQHECIPQAILGMDVLCQAKSGMGKTAVFVLATLQQIEPVNGQVTVLVMCHTRELAFQISKEYERFSKYMPSVKVSVFFGGLSIKKDEDVLKKNCPHVVVGTPGRILALVRNRSLSLKHVKHFVLDECDKMLEQLDMRRDVQEIFRLTPHEKQCMMFSATLSKEIRPVCRKFMQDPMEVFVDDETKLTLHGLQQYYVKLKDSEKNRKLFDLLDVLEFNQVVIFVKSVQRCMALAQLLVEQNFPAIAIHRGMAQEERLSRYQQFKDFQRRILVATNLFGRGMDIERVNIVFNYDMPEDSDTYLHRVARAGRFGTKGLAITFVSDENDAKILNDVQDRFEVNVAELPEEIDISTYIEQSR
- the DDX39A gene encoding ATP-dependent RNA helicase DDX39A isoform X2, which codes for MAEQDVENELLDYEEDEEPQAPPESTPAPPKKDVKGSYVSIHSSGFRDFLLKPELLRAIVDCGFEHPSEVQHECIPQAILGMDVLCQAKSGMGKTAVFVLATLQQIEPVNGQVTVLVMCHTRELAFQISKEYERFSKYMPSVKDEDVLKKNCPHVVVGTPGRILALVRNRSLSLKHVKHFVLDECDKMLEQLDMRRDVQEIFRLTPHEKQCMMFSATLSKEIRPVCRKFMQDPMEVFVDDETKLTLHGLQQYYVKLKDSEKNRKLFDLLDVLEFNQVVIFVKSVQRCMALAQLLVEQNFPAIAIHRGMAQEERLSRYQQFKDFQRRILVATNLFGRGMDIERVNIVFNYDMPEDSDTYLHRVARAGRFGTKGLAITFVSDENDAKILNDVQDRFEVNVAELPEEIDISTYIEQSR
- the DDX39A gene encoding ATP-dependent RNA helicase DDX39A isoform X1 → MAEQDVENELLDYEEDEEPQAPPESTPAPPKKDVKGSYVSIHSSGFRDFLLKPELLRAIVDCGFEHPSEVQHECIPQAILGMDVLCQAKSGMGKTAVFVLATLQQIEPVNGQVTVLVMCHTRELAFQISKEYERFSKYMPSVKKDEDVLKKNCPHVVVGTPGRILALVRNRSLSLKHVKHFVLDECDKMLEQLDMRRDVQEIFRLTPHEKQCMMFSATLSKEIRPVCRKFMQDPMEVFVDDETKLTLHGLQQYYVKLKDSEKNRKLFDLLDVLEFNQVVIFVKSVQRCMALAQLLVEQNFPAIAIHRGMAQEERLSRYQQFKDFQRRILVATNLFGRGMDIERVNIVFNYDMPEDSDTYLHRVARAGRFGTKGLAITFVSDENDAKILNDVQDRFEVNVAELPEEIDISTYIEQSR